The Raphanus sativus cultivar WK10039 chromosome 2, ASM80110v3, whole genome shotgun sequence DNA segment TATCAATTTACTCCATAATGTTTACAACCGACTCTGTTTTTTTACTTGGATAGTTGGATGTGTATGGCATCAGAGGTCCATGAATATTGCCTAGTGTCTATGAGTATTGCCAGGTCCATGAATATTGCCAAGTgtcttttttaaaagaatgtATTCAGCAGTAAGAATACGTGACCAAATTATTTTAGATGAAATTTTGTTGTAAAACGTAAAACACGTATTTATTAAACCAATGAAAAAACTTGTAAACAGAGCTTACCTTTCCTTCACAAAGAAAGAACAgagcaaaaataaaaagacagaACCAAAGACTTGTGTCTGAATAAAACACTCTCATGCTGAGCTATTATGCCACCCAAACCCAATCTCCTTCCGAGAACTCGGCTTGGCTCTGTTCCTACTACATCCAATGAACTAATCTTCACATTCTAGAagtgaaaaaagaagaagagcaaatcaaatgttttatacCTGAGTCATCATGGAATTGACTATATCATCCAAGGAACCGGTATCTGAAGCCATGAAGCCGTTCTCTAGCTTCTGTTGTCCCATGAATAACCGTTCATTACCACTGCTACTTCTCAACAGTTGAGCAACTGTCATAGGACTTAAGATGTTTTCATGCTGCTGCTTCATCTGTAATGGATCAAAAGAGTCTGCTTGGGCAGCATTTGGGGATCCAAAATCTGTGTCTCTGCAGAATGACGTCTGATTTGTTGTATCCAGGTTTGGGCTGGTTGAGTTGCCGAACATGTTCCATTCCAAGGCATCTGGTTTTGAATGAAGATTACTCTGTGGAATGTTGTTTGACAACACAGCGCTTGACCAGTCTTCAAGACGTTTGTTGATCTCCAAGCGAGGAGAAAACCCCTGGTGACCCTCAGGAACAAAGTGATTATTGGGAGAAACTAGCGGAGAGCTTTGTTGTGAAGTAAAGCTCGGAAAagccttgttgttgttgttgttattggcTATATGAAGAGTTTCTAGTGGAGGAAGTGGCATTCCCTGAAGCATGTAACCTCCATCATTGTGGTTACAAGGAAGCGATGATGAGAACATTCCTGCCAAGGTCCTATTTGAAGGGTAATGCCTCATGGTTGCGGCTCCACCATGGAACTGACTGGATCCAAGAGGTATTGGACGGTAGTGGTGGAAGCTGCCAAGTCCTTTGAGAGAACTCATTTGCTTGAAATGTGAGTCCATGTTAGCTTGTTGATTGGCTTCattgtttattttcttcaagGCTAACCGGAATTTCTGCAAATGGAAGAAGACAATGAAGTTGTGTTAAATGGAAACCATATAAGAATCAGAAGAATCATTGGTCAAATCACCTGAAGGTGGCTTCCAACATTCTCTCTTGTGAGATTGTCAACATTCATCAGCTCAAGAATCTTCTTTGGTACAGCGTCTGCatcattttaagttttaaataagaaaatgattATTACAAAGAGAAGCTCATTAGGAAactatagttatatatatatagagagagagacattACTCTTAACGCCCACATGATCAACAGCTGCTAGGAACTTGTTGTGCAGCTCTCGCGTCCAAATAACACGAGCCTTCTTTTCATTCCCTCTTTCTTGTTcgtcttgttcttcatcttcctcttcaaGCTGATCTTTACGCTTTCTGTTTGCTCTCACCCCGTTTTGATCAGAGTTTCCCTCAGATTCACCACTAGTAGTCACAACGCTCTTCATCTTCTTGAACTTGCTTTTCCTCACCACGTGTTGCCATATGTTCTTGAGCTCCTCGATTCGAACCGGTTTAACGAGATAGTCGCAGGCACCGTGCTTGACTCCTTTCATCACATATTTTGGATCGCTATGCGCAGATAACACTGCAACAAACAATCATcatgtgacaaaaaaaacattctctCTAGGAAGCATGAAAAGAAATCAAACTGAAAATAATTTGGACGTACTTATGACAGGTAAGTCCATTTCAAGACCAACAAGCTCAACCAGCTTGAAACCATCCATGTCTGGCATGTCAACATCGCTGATCACGAGATCAAACTTGTTCTTGTTCTCCCTCAACAACTCCAGTGCGGTCTGTGCCTTATCCGTTGTTGTTACTGCACAACATACAATTACCCCCAAAAGTCTTTAGTCTTTATACAGGGCAAGAGAGACTTATTCATGAGTTTTGTGACAGAGCAATCAAAGTATTCAATAATTTTCCCAAAAGTCTCTGCTTTTTTTTAACAGAGCAATAGACTGTTTTAAAAGTAACCAACTTAGAAGATGTAACGTAAGAAGAACCAATGAGCTTAGTGACACATGTGAAGAAAGTAAAATCCGAAACTTTTGGACGTATCTAATTAAATCTTATAGATTCCTCAATCTCATGTTTTAAGAACATATTAATCTACGTAAGAAACGATTTGATGGTGTTTGACAAGAAACGAAATCTGAGGGTAAATATGGTGCCCTGAAGTGAATAACCAAATCCAAAAGCTAAATCAAAATCTAGAAAGTCGTTTCTCAACAAATAGCTGAAAATAATCTATAGTGAAAACATGACACGAGAGAGAGAAGGGGGGGACCGTGGTATTGGCAGCGGTGAAGCAAAGTCTCGAGAATACGGAGACAAGTTTGGTCATCGTCAACGGCAAGAACTCTCATCCCTAGTGGAAACTGGTCCATAGCATCAATATCTTGTTCCACTGTCATCTTCACAGATTCTTTTTCGacagaaacaaaaagaagtaGGAATCGAAGTAGAAGAAGGACAACGTTAGAATTATTGGGCAGAAGAAACCAAAagttttatgtaaaaaaaaaaaagtagtttcTTTTTCCTCTGACGAGAAAGGAAGAGTGCAGAGAAGAATCTAAGCTATATATGTAATGAAAACTCCCGTGTTATTATCAAAATTAAACTCATTTATGGaaattttctcttttaatttctaaccatttccaaaataaattattaaccaTTTCTGTTTTTTCGGACGAGACTCTGTTATAAAATTCAGTGGGACGATCAATCATTTGAGCGTGTGAGAATTTACGCGCCTTATGGAACATAGTTTTGTCATTGACTATATAATCCAAAGTCAAAATTATGAGCCTGACCGGTTCGGTTTTAACCAAGCATCGTTTCGGTTTATATGTTTTCatatgaaaattttcaaaaattcattgCTCAAGAGTGTGATATAAGTCTATCCGAAAATAATTCTCACTGTTCCGAAATATTATGAATAGAATACTGGAGAAACTGGTAAACCGGCTGTGTCTCAAACCAGAATCATAAACGGAATATTTCGGTTTCGGTACATACCCGATTTCACTACATGCCTCTTGGTCTAAactgattttatgttttggataattatgttatttgaaaaggaaagaagatcgaaaaagaaacagaaattAATGAGTACAAATGGAAAAGTATTTATGTATATGATTCTGTATATCATGTAATTAGattttgagatttgttttaGATATTATACTAAGTATTCAAGGCAGAAAATGGAATTTTAGTTATTGCCataaattaaaacagaaatgaATACTTTCCTAAATCTATGTCTCGAGATTTAATTGACTATCGAAATCGAGTATTTGGAGCTGTGAAAACCGAGATTCTGATAAAATGGACTAACCGTGGTATTAATGCAAATTAATGTagtgtaaaatttaaattttacaaaagaaaaaaacattttaagagAAAGAGTTCATAGGTTTCttctttttgatcaaaagaGTTCATGGTTGAACTATGATACTCCATCTGTTCCACtttatgtgatgttttaggttattgcacgtagattaagaaaacacatatttttatgtagtttatcttggtaacataaaaatacattaaataaaactagtttaaccaataataaaaaaatacagtattttataattggtcataaaattcaaatcatattaaattctacctagattagtgagaacatcacttaaagtgggacaaaataaaaatcctaaaacaccacttaaagtgggacggagggagtaataaacTGTTCCCTCTAATGATTCCATTTGCAATAAAATTCCAAGTGTCTCTTTTAAAGGAATGTTCATAACGATTTGTAAAATTGATGATTTGTAGACTAAAATAGATTCAAAATAATTCTGGTGTAACGTGAAGCACGTATTTATTAAACCAGTGAGGAAACTTGTAAACAAGAGTTCACGGTTCCcttacaaagaaagaagagagagcaAAAAAAGAGGACAGAACAAAAGACTTGTGTCTTCTTAACAAAACACCCTCGTGGTGACAACGAGAATAAGAAAACACAGATTCTCATATCATATGGCATGTTTTGAGTGAGCTATTATGCCACTCAAACCCAAGCTCCTTCCGAGAACTCGGCTTGGCTCTGTTCCTGCTGCATTCCTGCAAAGGTCCTATTTGAAGGTTAATGCCTCGTGGTTTCGTAGCCACCATGGAACTGATTGGATCCAAGAGGTATTGGACGGTGGTGGTGGAAGCTGCCAAGTCCTTTGAGAGAACTCGATTTGCTTGAAATGTGAGTCCATGTTAAATGGGCTTTTTAGGTATCCAATAGCCGAAGGCAAGTAGCGGGCTTTAAAAGGCCTATGCTAACAAACTTAAAATGGGCTTCCATATATAAATggtttaactaatatttttaatattaaatgcaATGcgttaaaaaatttaattaaacaaatGTAACAGAAAATTAACAGAAAGGGAAGGGGAAAAAGTTATACGGTAACAAcaagagaggaggaagaagacgaaccGAACCCCTTGAACATTCGAGAGAGTCTTCGCAATTCCTATTTCCTGATCGGACCCTTCCAATTTATCGTCGATTATACGTTGCtatcgatctctctctctctctttatcttcGCGATGGATTGAGGAGGAGGGaggcgacaaaaaaaaaagaagatgatgtttTGCAGAAACGTCTTCGTGAaacggaagaagaagaatccagGATCGGTGCCTGTTTATCTCAATGTTTACGATCTCACCCCAATGAATGTCTACGGTTACTGGCTCGGAATCGGCATTTATCACTCTGGTCTCCAAGGTTccatctttttttcttatgttcTGCCTTTGATTCTTCTTTCTTGACTTGTCATGAcataaatcaattatttaattttttttttttttttaaaaggagaATCCTTTCTCAGTTTTGTTGGATTCTAACATTGAGTTGGGTGGGAATAGCTGAGAAAGATGATTCTTTTCAGGATAGATGTGATGTCTTGATATgtatagtgttttttttttctttatgtttggtttggtttgtaaCATCAATAACTGAATGTTTCTATTGCTCCCATTGGTCAAGaacttatttgttttttttatttgttttggttttggattATCCATTTTGTTTGTAGTTCATGGGGTCGAGTATGGATACGGGGCGCACGAGCATTCAAGCACTGGGATTTTCAAAGTGGAGCCAAGGAAGTGTCCTGGTTTCACCTTCAGGAAATCGATCCTGGTGGGTGAGACGGAGATGAAGGCCAAAGAAGTTGGAAGCGTTATGGAGGAGCTAGCAGATGAGTATCAGGGGAGTAAATACCACCTCATCACAAGGAACTGCAATCATTTCTGCAACGATGTTTGTTTAAAACTAACTCAAAAGTCAATCCCTAACTGGGTCAACCGTCTTGCTCGCTTAGGTAGTAAACCCAATCTTTCTGTTTGTTTATCACTAATCttaagaggaggaggagcattgaaattaatttttgtttatgaaaatatgtaaaaaggTTTCATGTGCAACTGTGTGTTACCGGCTAGCTTGAACGAGATGAAAGTGAAGCAGGTAGGTAAAGACGGGAAGCTCTTGGAAGTAGGATCAAGtaagaagaataaaaagaagaagaataaaaagaagGCGGGAAGCAGATCGGGTCCTTTAGCTTCTTCATCTGATTCAAGGGtagctaataataataataataaaaagccTTCACATGCCAGATCAATATCAACCGGTAATCCTCCTTGTTCTGCTTCTTTTTGTCCTTTGAAGTAACAAAGATATCGAGTTCCCTTCTCATGGTTGCATCTGGAGCTCAAGATTAGAAAGCGTAAGCGTGTGAAGACATGATTCTTTGTCATTGCTCGAAAagctaactatatatatatttgtatatgaaCTGAGGGTCCTTGTATTTTATTCACAAGTGTTAACAACCCTTTTGGGTTGGTTTTTATTGTTATAGGAGAATCATCAAAATCTGCCAAAAGAATGTGTGAATTCGACTTTCCTCTTGTATGTTTtggatgtaattttttttttaatatttgtacaAATTACTTTTCTGAATGTTATCGAATTCAATTGAAATAAGTTTATCTTTCTTTTACATATGTTGGTCCTCTGATCATTTTGGGACAATAAAAGAGTTGCTCTCAAGTCCAAAAGATTGTACTTGAAATCGCAGCAGCCTGTGTATGATGTGGAAGTGTTTGAACTCTGACCAGCCAGATGTCTCTGTCACATTCTTCCTCGCGGATCAGGTTACTCTAAAGTACATACGTACCTTCAGGGTTGCAACAAGCCAGGAAAGTCGATAAGTACTTTACCGAAAAggtattttattcttttatacaaaacaaaaaaagagttgGAAGTTTTAGCTGGGCCTTAACTAACAACCCTAAGGGCTTTACTGTTTCAGAATCACGAGATCCTCCTATAAATACCTTTCAAAGTCCTCTCCTCTCTTTCGCGCAGCTACAacaaaaaccctaatccaaTGTGCACCTCCAGACTCgcattctttttttctttgttgattCCTTTTCTAATTGCCTTCAAATAGACTAAGGTTCGGTGTGATAGGATTCGTTTTGGCTTTGGCTACGTAGTCCATAGGCTCTGTTTGTGGATACTTGTCATAGTCGAGCTTAAATGTTTTTCTCTGTTTGGTTTGAAGCGTTGGAGAAATCCCTATGATGACTTATTagtaaaaatgttaaaagtagTGACTGATATCTTCTTGATTAAAAACTATCAGGTCTGAGGGATTTTCAactgtttttttctcttctaaTGCATATGATTATGATTTGAGTTCTTGTTTGCTTAACATTCAGTTGTGTTGCCTTAGCTGGATCCCAATGAtgatgaataaataaaaaaatgttaaaagtagTGACTGATTATACCTTGACGAACAATCAAATTCTGAGGGATCCAGCTATTATTTTCTTATGGTAACAAGAATATTGTTCTCTAAGTTGAGTTATAAAGAGACACCTTAACTGTTTCCATCCCAGTGATTACTTatgaattatgatttttgttaaaagtaAGGTCCGAGTTCTTCTTGATGAATAATCTTCAGATTTATGTTCTATTTTATTTCTatgtcaaaactcaaaattttttatttattcgtTTTGCATTCTTGTGAtcatattcttattattatgtttttccaATATTATGCGTAGTTTCTCTGTCATCATGCCTGAACAACACGGAAAGAAAACTTTCAGAAAAAatctggaaaaaaatgaaatctgGACTCAACTCGTTTGTATCTTAGAAAAAATCCTGCTAGTGTCTGAAACGGGCCTTTAGGGATGACCAGACCAATATTTGAGAGTATTGGTTACATAACTCGACCAGATGAAAACCAACTTGACCTTGGACAAATGAGAAAACTATGACGACACTTCCAAAAATATTGCATTTAATAATGGTAATGAAAACTATATAAGAGAGCCATTTGCACCCTATATacaaaagttaataaatttatgtAGTGTATAATATTTGAAAGTTCCTAAGGAACATAAAAACAAACCGCTTTTCCAAGCTCATTTCGTCTTCAGCAGCAAAGGATTATCAAATGGTACCGGTGTCCTGCTAAAAGCCGCTTGCTAGTTGTTAGGCCCGTCTCAGTGATctatgaatatattaaaaaaacactaTTATCAAGGTGGAGCTAATTCATAGAAAGATACAAAGAAGAGAATAACTTCCAtcttgtgtttcaaaaaaaaaagagaataactTCCACTGATGAAATTCTATTTGAAGATTAGAACTGGATGCGATGATGATGAAAACATCATAGATTTTTGTTGGAAACAAAACTACAAAAGTGTGACATGCTAAATCTTATTGGCATCTCAAATTGATGAAAAAGGCCCAAcaatagataaatatttttttcttccgAGGCAAAAACAAACAAGCAAACAACCTATAGAGTGGGCCTTAATCATTGCTCGACTGTAAAATGGGCCTTAAGCCGAAAGCAAATTCATTTCGAAAAAGCCCAGCCATCAGATCACTAGGGTTTTCTATAAGTTCAAAAGGAGGTTAGTCGCCGTTTCTTCTAGCTCATCTTCGGTCCCCTCCCCAGCTGCTGCACATCGCACGACGTCAAGATGGTAAGCGCTCTCTTTCTCTCCCGAATCTAGAATGACGTTTCAATCGATCGTTCGTTTTATCATGTTTGAATTGAATTAAGAGCTTGATATCAGTTAGAAAGTCGAACGAAGTTACTGATTTATTGCTTTGTGTGAAAAATGAAATGGAAATGGAAACGAAACACAGCCGTCGCACAAGTCGTTTATGATCAAGAAGAAGCTGGCCAAGAAGATGAGGCAAAACAGGCCCATTCCTCACTGGATTCGTCTTCGCACCGACAACACTATCAGGTTCCCATTTTTTCCCTCTTCTTCCTTTCCGATCTGTCAATTAGAAATACGTAATTGCTGGTGGGACGATTTAGGGCGAGACTGTTGTCGGAATCCTGAAAATGTATGTAGTTGTCTACGTTGGTTGAGTTAGAGTTTAGCTAAGAAGCGTAAATATGTGGTTGTCTCTGTGGTTTTGATTTGATGGCAGAGACAGTTAGTGAGTTTCTGAATTCATTAGTCATTATCTGTTTTGTAATGGTTTTCGTGTTTGGTTTTTCAGGTACAATGCCAAGCGCAGGCACTGGCGCAGAACCAAGCTCGGATTCTAAGTGAAAGATCAAGACTTGTTGTCTTCTGTTGGATTTAGCATTTCCCTAAGTTTCTGGATTTTTGTTATGACATGTTTACATTTCTGCAAGACGATGTTACCAGATTTTCTATTTATAAGAGTTACTTCTTAGCACTTAATTTTCTTGTTTCTCGTTTGCTTACATTTCCCctatatatgcaaaaaaaaaatatgttccTCAATCTGTTCTCGAGCAGTTGGTTCATGGTAGTTGTTTGCGTTGAGGCTTTCAAATTTCTTGCTAGTTTGTTGTGATTGGTTCTGATAAAGTTATGGAGTAAACAATTTGTATAGTAATAGAAAGTACAATAACATATGTGAAATTATGCAAATACAAAAGATAAGTAACAATTTCTTCTATAACTCGATGGGAGTCTCCCAGTACAACAATGCCTGTCAAACACAATCAAAATAACAAAAGGTTCCTTGACAAAATGTCTAGCTGATCATAGTTTTAAGATAGCTTTATTCATTTAGCTTTCTCTTTCAAAtaatatgaagaagaagctagaaGGGTATAAATATAGTTCTTATTGTAATCTTCTTGAGACCAAAACTCAGCTTACGTTATGGTACGAGTCGATGATGGCATCAGCAAGGTACTCGCATTTCGCCATAGACAATCCGGCCAACGATATCCTCCCGTCTTTAGTCATGTACACATGCCACTTGTCCGTCATATTATCACTCTGCTCGTTTTTAACAAAAGCAAAACATCAAGACTTGATGATCTCtcaataaaagataaaatgattCAAAGGAGCATCACAGTTCGAACATATACCTGAGCCTTGTTGAGTCCGGTGAACGAGAACATGCCAATCTGCTTCAGAATAAACGACCAGTCCTTACCACTCTTGTCCTTCGAAACGAGGCTGTCGTACAGCTTCTGTCTCACCGTCTTGATCCTTCCCGCCATCATTTCCATCTCTGCTTTCCACTCGTTGAACATAGCCGCATCGCCCACGACGTTAGCCACGATCCTCGCACCGTGAACCGGTGGGTTCGAGTACATAGGCCGAGCTATCCTCTTCAACTGGCTCTTAACCCTGTAAAAGAAAGTACAATGTTATACTGGTGAAAAGTTTctacaaagttaaaaaaaaactaattagagTTGAGCGTTTTTTACCTTGTAGCAGCATCGGCTGATGAGCAGACCACGTTGATCGCACCAATTCTTTCAGCGTAAAGGCCCAAGTTTTTACTATATGACTGAGCGACGAAAAACTCCATTCCACGCTCAGCAAATAATCTCACAGAAGATGCATCTTCATCAAGGCTTCCACTAGCAAAGCCCTGGTAATATATTATAGGAGTGCATGGATGATATGGATCTGCTTATACTCTCTTGGGAACACTAGGAAGTGTAGGAATGAGATTGATACATACCTGGTATGCAACATCGAAAAAAGGGATATGGTTCTTTTCTTGAATGACGTCAGCAATTTTCACCCACTGTTCTGGTGTTGGGTCAATTCCAGTTGGGTTGTGAGCACAACCGTGTAGCAAAATGAATGATCCTTCTGGAGCTTCCTgtataattttaagataaggTTAAAGTTCATGATGGACTGTGTATA contains these protein-coding regions:
- the LOC130508187 gene encoding two-component response regulator ARR10-like isoform X2 — protein: MTVEQDIDAMDQFPLGMRVLAVDDDQTCLRILETLLHRCQYHVTTTDKAQTALELLRENKNKFDLVISDVDMPDMDGFKLVELVGLEMDLPVIMLSAHSDPKYVMKGVKHGACDYLVKPVRIEELKNIWQHVVRKSKFKKMKSVVTTSGESEGNSDQNGVRANRKRKDQLEEEDEEQDEQERGNEKKARVIWTRELHNKFLAAVDHVGVKNAVPKKILELMNVDNLTRENVGSHLQKFRLALKKINNEANQQANMDSHFKQMSSLKGLGSFHHYRPIPLGSSQFHGGAATMRHYPSNRTLAGMFSSSLPCNHNDGGYMLQGMPLPPLETLHIANNNNNNKAFPSFTSQQSSPLVSPNNHFVPEGHQGFSPRLEINKRLEDWSSAVLSNNIPQSNLHSKPDALEWNMFGNSTSPNLDTTNQTSFCRDTDFGSPNAAQADSFDPLQMKQQHENILSPMTVAQLLRSSSGNERLFMGQQKLENGFMASDTGSLDDIVNSMMTQSQAEFSEGDWVWVA
- the LOC108840882 gene encoding 60S ribosomal protein L39-1; the protein is MPSHKSFMIKKKLAKKMRQNRPIPHWIRLRTDNTIRYNAKRRHWRRTKLGF
- the LOC130508187 gene encoding two-component response regulator ARR10-like isoform X1 yields the protein MTVEQDIDAMDQFPLGMRVLAVDDDQTCLRILETLLHRCQYHVTTTDKAQTALELLRENKNKFDLVISDVDMPDMDGFKLVELVGLEMDLPVIMLSAHSDPKYVMKGVKHGACDYLVKPVRIEELKNIWQHVVRKSKFKKMKSVVTTSGESEGNSDQNGVRANRKRKDQLEEEDEEQDEQERGNEKKARVIWTRELHNKFLAAVDHVGVKNAVPKKILELMNVDNLTRENVGSHLQKFRLALKKINNEANQQANMDSHFKQMSSLKGLGSFHHYRPIPLGSSQFHGGAATMRHYPSNRTLAGMFSSSLPCNHNDGGYMLQGMPLPPLETLHIANNNNNNKAFPSFTSQQSSPLVSPNNHFVPEGHQGFSPRLEINKRLEDWSSAVLSNNIPQSNLHSKPDALEWNMFGNSTSPNLDTTNQTSFCRDTDFGSPNAAQADSFDPLQMKQQHENILSPMTVAQLLRSSSGNERLFMGQQKLENGFMASDTGSLDDIVNSMMTQEQSQAEFSEGDWVWVA
- the LOC108841249 gene encoding aspartate aminotransferase, chloroplastic isoform X1, whose translation is MASSMLSLGSTSLLPREFIKDKLKLGTSGSNSFLKAKSCSRVTMSVAVKPSRFEGITMAPPDPILGVSEAFKADTNELKLNLGVGAYRTEELQPYVLNVVKKAENLMLERGDNKEYLPIEGLAAFNKATAELLFGAGHPLIKEQKVATIQGLSGTGSLRLAAALIERYFPGAKVLISAPTWGNHKNIFNDAKVPWSEYRYYDPKTIGLDFEGMIADIKEAPEGSFILLHGCAHNPTGIDPTPEQWVKIADVIQEKNHIPFFDVAYQGFASGSLDEDASSVRLFAERGMEFFVAQSYSKNLGLYAERIGAINVVCSSADAATRVKSQLKRIARPMYSNPPVHGARIVANVVGDAAMFNEWKAEMEMMAGRIKTVRQKLYDSLVSKDKSGKDWSFILKQIGMFSFTGLNKAQSDNMTDKWHVYMTKDGRISLAGLSMAKCEYLADAIIDSYHNALLYWETPIEL
- the LOC130508187 gene encoding two-component response regulator ARR10-like isoform X3; protein product: MTVEQDIDAMDQFPLGMRVLAVDDDQTCLRILETLLHRCQYHVTTTDKAQTALELLRENKNKFDLVISDVDMPDMDGFKLVELVGLEMDLPVIMLSAHSDPKYVMKGVKHGACDYLVKPVRIEELKNIWQHVVRKSKFKKMKSVVTTSGESEGNSDQNGVRANRKRKDQLEEEDEEQDEQERGNEKKARVIWTRELHNKFLAAVDHVGVKNAVPKKILELMNVDNLTRENVGSHLQKFRLALKKINNEANQQANMDSHFKQMSSLKGLGSFHHYRPIPLGSSQFHGGAATMRHYPSNRTLAGMFSSSLPCNHNDGGYMLQGMPLPPLETLHIANNNNNNKAFPSFTSQQSSPLVSPNNHFVPEGHQGFSPRLEINKRLEDWSSAVLSNNIPQSNLHSKPDALEWNMFGNSTSPNLDTTNQTSFCRDTDFGSPNAAQADSFDPLQMKQQHENILSPMTVAQLLRSSSGNERLFMGQQKLENGFMASDTGSLDDIVNSMMTQ
- the LOC108840539 gene encoding deSI-like protein At4g17486, yielding MMFCRNVFVKRKKKNPGSVPVYLNVYDLTPMNVYGYWLGIGIYHSGLQVHGVEYGYGAHEHSSTGIFKVEPRKCPGFTFRKSILVGETEMKAKEVGSVMEELADEYQGSKYHLITRNCNHFCNDVCLKLTQKSIPNWVNRLARLGFMCNCVLPASLNEMKVKQVGKDGKLLEVGSSKKNKKKKNKKKAGSRSGPLASSSDSRVANNNNNKKPSHARSISTGNPPCSASFCPLK
- the LOC108841249 gene encoding aspartate aminotransferase, chloroplastic isoform X2; amino-acid sequence: MASSMLSLGSTSLLPREFIKDKLKLGTSGSNSFLKAKSCSRVTMSVAVKPSRFEGITMAPPDPILGVSEAFKADTNELKLNLGVGAYRTEELQPYVLNVVKKAENLMLERGDNKEYLPIEGLAAFNKATAELLFGAGHPLIKEQKVATIQGLSGTGSLRLAAALIERYFPGAKVLISAPTWGNHKNIFNDAKVPWSEYRYYDPKTIGLDFEGMIADIKEAPEGSFILLHGCAHNPTGIDPTPEQWVKIADVIQEKNHIPFFDVAYQGFASGSLDEDASSVRLFAERGMEFFVAQSYSKNLGLYAERIGAINVVCSSADAATRVKSQLKRIARPMYSNPPVHGARIVANVVGDAAMFNEWKAEMEMMAGRIKTVRQKLYDSLVSKDKSGKDWSFILKQIGMFSFTGLNKAQSDNMTDKWHVYMTKDGRISLAGLSMAKCEYLADAIIDSYHNVS